The Methanobacterium sp. Maddingley MBC34 genomic sequence GATGGTCAACTGAGTTATGGCGACTACCATAATAAAGCGTGTTAGTATCAGTTAGGAAAGGTTTAGCCTGTATATTCAAAGTTTTTTCCACTACGGCACTTACCAGAACAGGTTTGAGATATGTATCGTTTCCCCTTTCCCCAAAGTGAAGTTTTATGGCAGTTAGATCATCCTTCTGGATGAAGTCCCCAAATCCTGCCAGTCCAAATAACTGTTTTATTTTACTGGTCTTGTTTTCTCCCTGGTTTCGGGACCGAAAATTAGAGAAATACACTTCACTAGACATTTTAAAACCCCATCATCCAATTTTTTAATGATTCATATCATTTATTCATATCATTATTTTCAAGTTCAATAAGGACATTTCTACTTTTTATAACATTATCATAATTGTCTAATTCAATGATACCCCGATCAATGCCATTAATCAGGTTCAGATCAAGTGTTCCATCACCCAAGGCCAGATGCTGATCTTTATCCCCGTTATTATCACTTAAATGATAGTAATGAGTTTTTTCAAGTTCCAAAAATGAAGCGGGATGGTTGGTTGTGTTGGCATGGCCCATATCTACCGTGGCATGACATCCACATTGATCCAGGAAGTAAGAATGTTCCTGTGCCGTATTACAGAAGTAAGCATAGCGCGATGGCATGTTTTCAACTGATAAAATAACTCCGATCTCTTCTGCGTATTGATTTGCCTCTTTTAAAGTTTCAATGGCAAAATATTTGCCCATTTCCCTAATTCTATCTTCTAGTCTGTGTATCATCCCAGGATGAGTGGTTATGGCTTCTGCCCCTATTTTTGATGCCAAATCCACTGTTTCGGTAATTTGGCGGAGAGTTTCCTCTCGAATACCTGGATTCATACTGGCAGGGTTTAGATCTATGGTGGGAGCATGCAGAAAAACATCCACATCATAAGAAGTGAATATTTCCAGACCTTCTCCCTGGCTAAGAATATTTCTGGGCCAGTAAGGACCTTCACAGAGTATTTCCATAAGATCAAATCCATCCACGGTTGCTTTGTCCAGAAAATCTTCAAATGACTTCATGAAAAGAGCCAGAGTTGAAAATCCAATTTTCATATTAAATATTTTAAAAAGTAATTCTGATATATTTTTCTAAATTCATCGCCCAGTATAAGAATTTTCATTTAGTTTAATCTCCTTTGAAAGAAGAGATTCTCCCATTGCTACGTAATTTTTTTTTGTTCAAGTTTTAGGGTAACCCCAACCTTTATATGGAAAGTGGATATATCTAATTAAACTATGTCGAAAAGTGATATATCAATTATTAAAATAGTGAGGTGTGAAGTGGATGGATGATGAGTCAACTAAAGAAAAGCCTCCTGAAGATTCAAGGGATAATCTTCCCGCAGATGAACTTGAAAAAATCGAATTTAAAAAGTCGCGTGGATACTACCGTGATGCAATGGATAGCCAAGACTTATTTGGAAATTTAGATCAATTCGAAAAAAAACTGGTTAGAGGAGTTATGAGAGGCTCGGGACCCATAATAATGCTCTGGCTCATTAGTAAAAAGGGACAGCATGGTTATGAGATTATGACCCAGCTCCACGAGTCATCCCCATTCAGAGATAAAATAAAAATGCCCAGCGCAAGCATCATCTACCCCAAACTACACCAGCTTGAAAAGAAAGGCCTTATAAAGGGTACCTGGGAAACCCATGGCAAAAGAAAAGTTAAATATTATGAAATAACCCCAGAAGGGGTTAAAACTCTTGAAAAGGTAAGAAGTTTCTTTAAAGCCCGGGAAAATCACCTTTACGAAGATTTTCTAGAAGACGTGATGTGTATAAAAAATAATAGGAGTTAACGGTATGAAATATGCCATTGAAACCTCTAATCTCACCAAAATATATGGTGATTTTAAAGCAGTTGATGCTTTAGACTTGAATGTCAAAAATAAAAGCATATTCGGATTTTTAGGCCCTAATGGTGCTGGTAAAACAACTACCATAAAAATGCTCACCTGTCTTATTCCCCCTACTTCAGGTACAGCCAAAGTAGCAGGATACGATATTATTAAATCACCAGATGATGTTCGCCAAAAAATTGGAATGGTACCACAACTGGTAAGTTTATACGGTGATCTCACTGCACGGGAAAATGCCGAACTATGTGCAGATTATTACGGAATGCCCCGGGACCTTAAGGAACAGAGAATTGATGAGTTGATGGAACTGGTGGACATTAAGTATGCTGAAAATAAGATGGTTAAGCAGATGTCCGGTGGACAGAAGCAAAAAGTATCGGTAGTTGCCAGCCTGGTACATCAGCCAGATATTCTGTTTTTGGATGAACCTACCATTGGTCTTGATCCAACCACCAAAAGCGTGCTATGGGATTT encodes the following:
- a CDS encoding sugar phosphate isomerase/epimerase (PFAM: Xylose isomerase-like TIM barrel), with amino-acid sequence MKIGFSTLALFMKSFEDFLDKATVDGFDLMEILCEGPYWPRNILSQGEGLEIFTSYDVDVFLHAPTIDLNPASMNPGIREETLRQITETVDLASKIGAEAITTHPGMIHRLEDRIREMGKYFAIETLKEANQYAEEIGVILSVENMPSRYAYFCNTAQEHSYFLDQCGCHATVDMGHANTTNHPASFLELEKTHYYHLSDNNGDKDQHLALGDGTLDLNLINGIDRGIIELDNYDNVIKSRNVLIELENNDMNK
- a CDS encoding putative transcriptional regulator (PFAM: Transcriptional regulator PadR-like family) — translated: MDDESTKEKPPEDSRDNLPADELEKIEFKKSRGYYRDAMDSQDLFGNLDQFEKKLVRGVMRGSGPIIMLWLISKKGQHGYEIMTQLHESSPFRDKIKMPSASIIYPKLHQLEKKGLIKGTWETHGKRKVKYYEITPEGVKTLEKVRSFFKARENHLYEDFLEDVMCIKNNRS
- a CDS encoding ABC-type multidrug transport system, ATPase component (PFAM: ABC transporter_SP) — encoded protein: MKYAIETSNLTKIYGDFKAVDALDLNVKNKSIFGFLGPNGAGKTTTIKMLTCLIPPTSGTAKVAGYDIIKSPDDVRQKIGMVPQLVSLYGDLTARENAELCADYYGMPRDLKEQRIDELMELVDIKYAENKMVKQMSGGQKQKVSVVASLVHQPDILFLDEPTIGLDPTTKSVLWD